The proteins below are encoded in one region of Pomacea canaliculata isolate SZHN2017 linkage group LG7, ASM307304v1, whole genome shotgun sequence:
- the LOC112568978 gene encoding uncharacterized protein LOC112568978 isoform X3, whose product MALSSEEAFWKEHQDSLIRIRSRLSDNDNHRAVRRGSSLTQGRKARTTPKQSHPPYGKYRQTPSPILPKVNSPQPNTPPLRGSKFDVVPPVKSRQAATRSKPDYDSWGEDSDDEEEKENDRYRYKPRPYPQQSPFMFGAPLPVYYPPPPRGEGRRKKRQDRRTPASKTYKDIYQNRKSRASRNYGKSKKQKRDTERYPLPLYGSFMVPVPVAFQPVDGSKFKYIYGEEESESEDEMPYDYPAYLPTLYACEDVMTDGIKELLHDIVKESASELAEDYLEEKRLQHDPLDEFLTSLLSDAVDLSVRELVREAVVEMAESHMLDTQATQIYLGVFQDHLKEIMPDVLNEVQFELIAEEFIQEEVIAPEVEEESTSIAKETLKHYDNKVARREFSEVFRKAGQQLADSMLVGYLMSVIARQGKLHTQNDHNNKYLDNLIMNIAMEQYFNVQKMRDKTTQNRPLRKLHEKAFIDVSLDACLKQLTASLDEDLADVDEYERGINDGTVQAITLSTR is encoded by the exons ATGGCGCTTTCTTCCGAGGAAGCATTTTGGAAGGAGCATCAAGATTC TTTGATCCGAATCAGAAGTAGACTAAGTGATAATGACAATCACAGAGCTGTACGCAGGGGCTCTTCACTAACACAGGGGAGAAAAGCACGTACAACTCCCAAGCAGAGTCATCCACCTTACGGCAAGTATCGGCAAACACCTTCACCAATTTTGCCAAA GGTGAACAGTCCTCAACCAAACACACCACCTCTGAGGGGCAGCAAGTTTGATGTTGTGCCTCCTGTCAAGTCAAGGCAGGCAGCTACTAG ATCAAAGCCAGACTATGACAGCTGGGGTGAGGAtagtgatgatgaagaagagaaggaaaatgacCGTTACCGATACAAACCCAGACCATACCCCCAGCAGTCCCCTTTTATGTTTGGGGCACCTTTACCTGTATACTACCCTCCACCCCCGAGAG GTGAGGGTCGCCGCAAAAAACGACAAGATCGGCGAACACCAGCTTCCAAGACTTACAAAGACATTTATCAGAATCGAAAGTCACGTGCATCACGGAATTATGGCAAAAGCAAGAAACAGAAACGTGACACTGAGCGCTATCCTCTGCCACTGTATGGAAGTTTTATGGTTCCTGTTCCAGTTGCATTTCAGCCTGTTGATGGAAGCAAGTTCAAG tacatATATGGGGAAGAGGAATCAGAATCAGAAGATGAAATg CCCTATGACTACCCTGCCTACCTGCCAACCCTGTATGCCTGCGAGGATGTCATGACAGATGGAATAAAAGAGTTACTTCATGACATTGTCAAGGAGTCAGCTTCTGAGCTTGCAGAAGA CTACTTGGAGGAGAAAAGGCTGCAGCATGACCCATTGGATGAGTTCCTCACCTCACTGCTGTCAGACGCTGTTGACCTCAGTGTGAGGGAGttggtgcgtgaggcagttgtAGAGATGGCAGAGAGCCACATGCTTGACACGCAGGCCACACAAATTTATCTGGGAGTTTTTCAGGATCATCTGAAAGAGATTATGCCCGATGTG CTAAATGAAGTGCAGTTTGAACTGATAGCAGAAGAATTCATCCAAGAGGAAGTAATTGCACCCGAAGTGGAGGAGGAATCTACCTCCATTGCGAAGGAAACACTAAAGCATTATGACAATAAAGTTGCTCGCCGAGAGTTCAGTGAG GTGTTCCGGAAGGCAGGTCAGCAGCTAGCAGACTCCATGCTTGTGGGGTATCTCATGTCGGTCATTGCACGACAGGGCAAGCTTCACACCCAGAATGACCACAATAATAAATACCTCGATA aCTTGATCATGAATATTGCCATGGAGCAGTACTTCAATGTACAGAAAATGCGTGACAAGACAACGCAGAACAGACCTCTGAGAAAGTTGCATGAAAAGGCCTTCATTGATGTG TCGTTAGATGCCTGCCTGAAACAGTTGACCGCCTCCCTTGATGAGGACCTTGCTGATGTAGATGAGTATGAACGAGGAATCAACGATGGAACAGTACAAGCCATTACCCTCTCAACCAG gTAG
- the LOC112568978 gene encoding uncharacterized protein LOC112568978 isoform X1: MALSSEEAFWKEHQDSLIRIRSRLSDNDNHRAVRRGSSLTQGRKARTTPKQSHPPYGKYRQTPSPILPKVNSPQPNTPPLRGSKFDVVPPVKSRQAATRSKPDYDSWGEDSDDEEEKENDRYRYKPRPYPQQSPFMFGAPLPVYYPPPPRGEGRRKKRQDRRTPASKTYKDIYQNRKSRASRNYGKSKKQKRDTERYPLPLYGSFMVPVPVAFQPVDGSKFKYIYGEEESESEDEMDVRSYIRNNPRLMDVFANDLIKELLEEEIIPDTLVEALDEFERLPYDYPAYLPTLYACEDVMTDGIKELLHDIVKESASELAEDYLEEKRLQHDPLDEFLTSLLSDAVDLSVRELVREAVVEMAESHMLDTQATQIYLGVFQDHLKEIMPDVLNEVQFELIAEEFIQEEVIAPEVEEESTSIAKETLKHYDNKVARREFSEVFRKAGQQLADSMLVGYLMSVIARQGKLHTQNDHNNKYLDNLIMNIAMEQYFNVQKMRDKTTQNRPLRKLHEKAFIDVSLDACLKQLTASLDEDLADVDEYERGINDGTVQAITLSTR, encoded by the exons ATGGCGCTTTCTTCCGAGGAAGCATTTTGGAAGGAGCATCAAGATTC TTTGATCCGAATCAGAAGTAGACTAAGTGATAATGACAATCACAGAGCTGTACGCAGGGGCTCTTCACTAACACAGGGGAGAAAAGCACGTACAACTCCCAAGCAGAGTCATCCACCTTACGGCAAGTATCGGCAAACACCTTCACCAATTTTGCCAAA GGTGAACAGTCCTCAACCAAACACACCACCTCTGAGGGGCAGCAAGTTTGATGTTGTGCCTCCTGTCAAGTCAAGGCAGGCAGCTACTAG ATCAAAGCCAGACTATGACAGCTGGGGTGAGGAtagtgatgatgaagaagagaaggaaaatgacCGTTACCGATACAAACCCAGACCATACCCCCAGCAGTCCCCTTTTATGTTTGGGGCACCTTTACCTGTATACTACCCTCCACCCCCGAGAG GTGAGGGTCGCCGCAAAAAACGACAAGATCGGCGAACACCAGCTTCCAAGACTTACAAAGACATTTATCAGAATCGAAAGTCACGTGCATCACGGAATTATGGCAAAAGCAAGAAACAGAAACGTGACACTGAGCGCTATCCTCTGCCACTGTATGGAAGTTTTATGGTTCCTGTTCCAGTTGCATTTCAGCCTGTTGATGGAAGCAAGTTCAAG tacatATATGGGGAAGAGGAATCAGAATCAGAAGATGAAATg gATGTTAGGTCGTATATCAGAAACAACCCTAGACTCATGGATGTCTTTGCCAATGATCTAATCAAAGAATTGCTGGAAGAAGAGATAATTCCTGACACTCTTGTTGAAGCCCTTGATGAATTTGAGCGATTG CCCTATGACTACCCTGCCTACCTGCCAACCCTGTATGCCTGCGAGGATGTCATGACAGATGGAATAAAAGAGTTACTTCATGACATTGTCAAGGAGTCAGCTTCTGAGCTTGCAGAAGA CTACTTGGAGGAGAAAAGGCTGCAGCATGACCCATTGGATGAGTTCCTCACCTCACTGCTGTCAGACGCTGTTGACCTCAGTGTGAGGGAGttggtgcgtgaggcagttgtAGAGATGGCAGAGAGCCACATGCTTGACACGCAGGCCACACAAATTTATCTGGGAGTTTTTCAGGATCATCTGAAAGAGATTATGCCCGATGTG CTAAATGAAGTGCAGTTTGAACTGATAGCAGAAGAATTCATCCAAGAGGAAGTAATTGCACCCGAAGTGGAGGAGGAATCTACCTCCATTGCGAAGGAAACACTAAAGCATTATGACAATAAAGTTGCTCGCCGAGAGTTCAGTGAG GTGTTCCGGAAGGCAGGTCAGCAGCTAGCAGACTCCATGCTTGTGGGGTATCTCATGTCGGTCATTGCACGACAGGGCAAGCTTCACACCCAGAATGACCACAATAATAAATACCTCGATA aCTTGATCATGAATATTGCCATGGAGCAGTACTTCAATGTACAGAAAATGCGTGACAAGACAACGCAGAACAGACCTCTGAGAAAGTTGCATGAAAAGGCCTTCATTGATGTG TCGTTAGATGCCTGCCTGAAACAGTTGACCGCCTCCCTTGATGAGGACCTTGCTGATGTAGATGAGTATGAACGAGGAATCAACGATGGAACAGTACAAGCCATTACCCTCTCAACCAG gTAG
- the LOC112568978 gene encoding uncharacterized protein LOC112568978 isoform X2 — protein sequence MALSSEEAFWKEHQDSLIRIRSRLSDNDNHRAVRRGSSLTQGRKARTTPKQSHPPYGKYRQTPSPILPKVNSPQPNTPPLRGSKFDVVPPVKSRQAATRSKPDYDSWGEDSDDEEEKENDRYRYKPRPYPQQSPFMFGAPLPVYYPPPPRGEGRRKKRQDRRTPASKTYKDIYQNRKSRASRNYGKSKKQKRDTERYPLPLYGSFMVPVPVAFQPVDGSKFKDVRSYIRNNPRLMDVFANDLIKELLEEEIIPDTLVEALDEFERLPYDYPAYLPTLYACEDVMTDGIKELLHDIVKESASELAEDYLEEKRLQHDPLDEFLTSLLSDAVDLSVRELVREAVVEMAESHMLDTQATQIYLGVFQDHLKEIMPDVLNEVQFELIAEEFIQEEVIAPEVEEESTSIAKETLKHYDNKVARREFSEVFRKAGQQLADSMLVGYLMSVIARQGKLHTQNDHNNKYLDNLIMNIAMEQYFNVQKMRDKTTQNRPLRKLHEKAFIDVSLDACLKQLTASLDEDLADVDEYERGINDGTVQAITLSTR from the exons ATGGCGCTTTCTTCCGAGGAAGCATTTTGGAAGGAGCATCAAGATTC TTTGATCCGAATCAGAAGTAGACTAAGTGATAATGACAATCACAGAGCTGTACGCAGGGGCTCTTCACTAACACAGGGGAGAAAAGCACGTACAACTCCCAAGCAGAGTCATCCACCTTACGGCAAGTATCGGCAAACACCTTCACCAATTTTGCCAAA GGTGAACAGTCCTCAACCAAACACACCACCTCTGAGGGGCAGCAAGTTTGATGTTGTGCCTCCTGTCAAGTCAAGGCAGGCAGCTACTAG ATCAAAGCCAGACTATGACAGCTGGGGTGAGGAtagtgatgatgaagaagagaaggaaaatgacCGTTACCGATACAAACCCAGACCATACCCCCAGCAGTCCCCTTTTATGTTTGGGGCACCTTTACCTGTATACTACCCTCCACCCCCGAGAG GTGAGGGTCGCCGCAAAAAACGACAAGATCGGCGAACACCAGCTTCCAAGACTTACAAAGACATTTATCAGAATCGAAAGTCACGTGCATCACGGAATTATGGCAAAAGCAAGAAACAGAAACGTGACACTGAGCGCTATCCTCTGCCACTGTATGGAAGTTTTATGGTTCCTGTTCCAGTTGCATTTCAGCCTGTTGATGGAAGCAAGTTCAAG gATGTTAGGTCGTATATCAGAAACAACCCTAGACTCATGGATGTCTTTGCCAATGATCTAATCAAAGAATTGCTGGAAGAAGAGATAATTCCTGACACTCTTGTTGAAGCCCTTGATGAATTTGAGCGATTG CCCTATGACTACCCTGCCTACCTGCCAACCCTGTATGCCTGCGAGGATGTCATGACAGATGGAATAAAAGAGTTACTTCATGACATTGTCAAGGAGTCAGCTTCTGAGCTTGCAGAAGA CTACTTGGAGGAGAAAAGGCTGCAGCATGACCCATTGGATGAGTTCCTCACCTCACTGCTGTCAGACGCTGTTGACCTCAGTGTGAGGGAGttggtgcgtgaggcagttgtAGAGATGGCAGAGAGCCACATGCTTGACACGCAGGCCACACAAATTTATCTGGGAGTTTTTCAGGATCATCTGAAAGAGATTATGCCCGATGTG CTAAATGAAGTGCAGTTTGAACTGATAGCAGAAGAATTCATCCAAGAGGAAGTAATTGCACCCGAAGTGGAGGAGGAATCTACCTCCATTGCGAAGGAAACACTAAAGCATTATGACAATAAAGTTGCTCGCCGAGAGTTCAGTGAG GTGTTCCGGAAGGCAGGTCAGCAGCTAGCAGACTCCATGCTTGTGGGGTATCTCATGTCGGTCATTGCACGACAGGGCAAGCTTCACACCCAGAATGACCACAATAATAAATACCTCGATA aCTTGATCATGAATATTGCCATGGAGCAGTACTTCAATGTACAGAAAATGCGTGACAAGACAACGCAGAACAGACCTCTGAGAAAGTTGCATGAAAAGGCCTTCATTGATGTG TCGTTAGATGCCTGCCTGAAACAGTTGACCGCCTCCCTTGATGAGGACCTTGCTGATGTAGATGAGTATGAACGAGGAATCAACGATGGAACAGTACAAGCCATTACCCTCTCAACCAG gTAG
- the LOC112568978 gene encoding uncharacterized protein LOC112568978 isoform X4 encodes MALSSEEAFWKEHQDSLIRIRSRLSDNDNHRAVRRGSSLTQGRKARTTPKQSHPPYGKYRQTPSPILPKVNSPQPNTPPLRGSKFDVVPPVKSRQAATRSKPDYDSWGEDSDDEEEKENDRYRYKPRPYPQQSPFMFGAPLPVYYPPPPRGEGRRKKRQDRRTPASKTYKDIYQNRKSRASRNYGKSKKQKRDTERYPLPLYGSFMVPVPVAFQPVDGSKFKPYDYPAYLPTLYACEDVMTDGIKELLHDIVKESASELAEDYLEEKRLQHDPLDEFLTSLLSDAVDLSVRELVREAVVEMAESHMLDTQATQIYLGVFQDHLKEIMPDVLNEVQFELIAEEFIQEEVIAPEVEEESTSIAKETLKHYDNKVARREFSEVFRKAGQQLADSMLVGYLMSVIARQGKLHTQNDHNNKYLDNLIMNIAMEQYFNVQKMRDKTTQNRPLRKLHEKAFIDVSLDACLKQLTASLDEDLADVDEYERGINDGTVQAITLSTR; translated from the exons ATGGCGCTTTCTTCCGAGGAAGCATTTTGGAAGGAGCATCAAGATTC TTTGATCCGAATCAGAAGTAGACTAAGTGATAATGACAATCACAGAGCTGTACGCAGGGGCTCTTCACTAACACAGGGGAGAAAAGCACGTACAACTCCCAAGCAGAGTCATCCACCTTACGGCAAGTATCGGCAAACACCTTCACCAATTTTGCCAAA GGTGAACAGTCCTCAACCAAACACACCACCTCTGAGGGGCAGCAAGTTTGATGTTGTGCCTCCTGTCAAGTCAAGGCAGGCAGCTACTAG ATCAAAGCCAGACTATGACAGCTGGGGTGAGGAtagtgatgatgaagaagagaaggaaaatgacCGTTACCGATACAAACCCAGACCATACCCCCAGCAGTCCCCTTTTATGTTTGGGGCACCTTTACCTGTATACTACCCTCCACCCCCGAGAG GTGAGGGTCGCCGCAAAAAACGACAAGATCGGCGAACACCAGCTTCCAAGACTTACAAAGACATTTATCAGAATCGAAAGTCACGTGCATCACGGAATTATGGCAAAAGCAAGAAACAGAAACGTGACACTGAGCGCTATCCTCTGCCACTGTATGGAAGTTTTATGGTTCCTGTTCCAGTTGCATTTCAGCCTGTTGATGGAAGCAAGTTCAAG CCCTATGACTACCCTGCCTACCTGCCAACCCTGTATGCCTGCGAGGATGTCATGACAGATGGAATAAAAGAGTTACTTCATGACATTGTCAAGGAGTCAGCTTCTGAGCTTGCAGAAGA CTACTTGGAGGAGAAAAGGCTGCAGCATGACCCATTGGATGAGTTCCTCACCTCACTGCTGTCAGACGCTGTTGACCTCAGTGTGAGGGAGttggtgcgtgaggcagttgtAGAGATGGCAGAGAGCCACATGCTTGACACGCAGGCCACACAAATTTATCTGGGAGTTTTTCAGGATCATCTGAAAGAGATTATGCCCGATGTG CTAAATGAAGTGCAGTTTGAACTGATAGCAGAAGAATTCATCCAAGAGGAAGTAATTGCACCCGAAGTGGAGGAGGAATCTACCTCCATTGCGAAGGAAACACTAAAGCATTATGACAATAAAGTTGCTCGCCGAGAGTTCAGTGAG GTGTTCCGGAAGGCAGGTCAGCAGCTAGCAGACTCCATGCTTGTGGGGTATCTCATGTCGGTCATTGCACGACAGGGCAAGCTTCACACCCAGAATGACCACAATAATAAATACCTCGATA aCTTGATCATGAATATTGCCATGGAGCAGTACTTCAATGTACAGAAAATGCGTGACAAGACAACGCAGAACAGACCTCTGAGAAAGTTGCATGAAAAGGCCTTCATTGATGTG TCGTTAGATGCCTGCCTGAAACAGTTGACCGCCTCCCTTGATGAGGACCTTGCTGATGTAGATGAGTATGAACGAGGAATCAACGATGGAACAGTACAAGCCATTACCCTCTCAACCAG gTAG